Proteins encoded in a region of the Variovorax sp. PAMC 28711 genome:
- the clpS gene encoding ATP-dependent Clp protease adapter ClpS yields the protein MATRIPTTPKTPPAQKPGRDDGDSVVLERRPLKTAPPQMYQVVMLNDDFTPMEFVIVVIQEFFSKDRETATQIMLKIHLDGRGICGVYSRDMAATKVNQVMEAAHQAGHPLQCVSEPIE from the coding sequence ATGGCAACCAGAATTCCCACGACGCCCAAAACACCACCGGCACAAAAGCCGGGGCGGGACGACGGCGACTCGGTCGTTCTCGAGCGGCGACCGCTCAAAACCGCGCCACCGCAGATGTACCAGGTCGTGATGTTGAACGACGACTTCACGCCGATGGAATTCGTCATCGTCGTGATCCAGGAGTTCTTCAGCAAGGACCGGGAAACCGCGACACAGATCATGCTCAAGATTCACCTCGACGGGCGCGGCATCTGTGGGGTCTATTCCCGCGACATGGCGGCCACCAAGGTCAATCAGGTTATGGAGGCGGCGCATCAGGCCGGGCATCCATTGCAGTGCGTGAGCGAGCCCATCGAATGA
- a CDS encoding NAD-dependent protein deacetylase, which yields MDAFSDASDKLAEFANRHPRLFVLTGAGCSTDSGIPDYRDANGDWKRPSPVTFQAFTGDDATRRRYWARSLVGWPTMAFARPGAAHRALADLEKAGRIGLLLTQNVDGLHDAAGSRRTIDLHGRIDTVRCLACETRTPRAEFQVELRRRNPRWAELEARAAPDGDADLEGQDFAAFDVPTCPKCGGMLKPDVVFFGESVPRDRVAAAFAALDEADAVLVAGSSLMVYSGYRFVQAAAAAGKPIAAVNLGRTRADALLTLKIEKPVGEALADLAARCFSGGTRDVEQHPHA from the coding sequence ATGGATGCCTTCTCAGATGCGTCGGACAAGCTCGCGGAGTTTGCCAACCGCCACCCCAGACTCTTCGTGCTGACCGGCGCCGGCTGCAGCACGGACTCCGGCATTCCGGACTATCGCGATGCCAACGGCGACTGGAAAAGACCGTCGCCGGTCACTTTCCAGGCCTTCACCGGCGACGACGCGACGCGCCGCCGCTACTGGGCACGCAGCCTCGTCGGTTGGCCGACGATGGCCTTCGCGCGGCCCGGCGCTGCCCACCGTGCGCTGGCCGATCTCGAAAAGGCCGGCCGCATCGGCCTTCTCCTCACTCAGAACGTCGATGGTCTACACGATGCAGCCGGCAGCCGCCGCACGATCGACCTGCACGGTCGCATCGACACGGTGCGCTGCCTGGCCTGCGAAACGCGCACGCCGCGCGCCGAATTCCAGGTCGAGCTGCGGCGCCGCAATCCGCGTTGGGCCGAACTCGAAGCGCGCGCCGCGCCCGACGGCGACGCCGATCTCGAAGGACAGGATTTTGCCGCGTTCGACGTGCCCACCTGCCCGAAGTGCGGCGGCATGCTGAAGCCCGACGTCGTCTTCTTCGGCGAGAGCGTGCCGCGCGACCGGGTGGCCGCCGCGTTCGCGGCGCTCGACGAAGCCGACGCCGTGCTGGTCGCGGGATCGTCGCTGATGGTCTATTCGGGCTATCGATTCGTTCAGGCCGCCGCGGCCGCGGGCAAGCCGATCGCCGCTGTGAACCTCGGGCGCACGCGGGCCGACGCGCTGCTGACATTGAAGATCGAAAAGCCCGTAGGCGAGGCGCTCGCGGACTTGGCCGCGCGCTGTTTTTCTGGAGGAACTCGCGATGTCGAACAACACCCTCACGCCTGA
- the cls gene encoding cardiolipin synthase, translated as MILPELSHEWKTGLSLAWSGYIAVLSVWIVMQKRAPVSTMSWILSLALLPFAGFVVYYFLGPQRLQKQRLKRLRSRAGANASADIALLREAGTAAPPALRQMASLATAACGLPVSSATDVELLSGGARTFDAIFEAIRAARDHVHLEYYIFEPDRIGTALRDLLVQKAGEGVTVRLLLDALGSKRIGRKFMAPMLAAGVKVALFHDTRIGRRLRPVTNYRTHRKIVVCDGHTGFTGGVNITDEEDKRTRADAYHDVHLRIEGSAVRWLQTTFLEDWTYASGENPRDMDGTLPNLLPRVAAGDIPVQIVTSGPDSPLEAIHRVHVSAINSANHRAWLTTPYFVPGEPALMALTSAALRGVDVRLLVPRRSDSLIVSAAARSYYDELIAAGVKVWEFKARMLHSKTLVVDDNCAMIGTANFDNRSFRLNFEVMAVVYGPELAKPLAAQFETDLHSAAAVRRHRPQPFWRRLFDAIARLFSPLL; from the coding sequence TTGATCCTCCCCGAACTCAGCCACGAATGGAAAACCGGCCTCTCCCTGGCATGGAGCGGCTACATCGCGGTGCTGTCGGTCTGGATCGTGATGCAGAAGCGCGCACCGGTGTCGACGATGAGCTGGATCCTGTCGCTCGCGCTGCTGCCGTTCGCCGGCTTCGTCGTCTACTACTTTCTCGGTCCGCAGCGCCTGCAGAAGCAGCGTTTGAAGCGGCTGCGCAGTCGGGCCGGCGCCAACGCATCGGCCGACATCGCATTGCTGCGGGAAGCCGGCACGGCAGCACCGCCGGCGCTGCGCCAGATGGCGAGCCTGGCCACAGCAGCCTGCGGGCTGCCGGTGTCGAGTGCGACCGACGTGGAACTGCTCTCCGGCGGCGCGCGCACCTTCGATGCGATCTTCGAGGCGATTCGCGCCGCGCGTGATCACGTCCACCTCGAGTACTACATCTTCGAGCCCGACCGGATCGGTACCGCGCTGCGCGACCTGCTCGTGCAAAAAGCCGGCGAGGGCGTCACGGTGCGCCTGCTGCTCGACGCGCTCGGCTCCAAGCGCATCGGGCGCAAGTTCATGGCCCCGATGCTCGCGGCCGGCGTCAAGGTGGCGCTGTTCCACGACACGCGCATCGGCCGGCGCCTGCGGCCCGTGACCAACTACCGCACTCACCGAAAGATCGTGGTGTGCGACGGCCATACCGGCTTCACCGGCGGCGTCAACATCACCGACGAGGAAGACAAGCGCACGCGCGCAGACGCGTACCACGACGTGCACCTGCGCATCGAGGGCAGCGCCGTGCGCTGGCTGCAAACGACCTTCCTCGAAGACTGGACCTATGCGAGCGGCGAGAACCCGCGCGACATGGACGGCACCTTGCCGAACCTGCTGCCCCGCGTCGCGGCCGGCGACATCCCGGTGCAGATCGTCACCAGCGGACCCGACAGCCCGCTCGAGGCGATCCACCGCGTGCACGTCTCGGCGATCAATTCGGCCAATCACCGCGCCTGGCTCACCACGCCGTACTTCGTGCCAGGCGAGCCCGCCCTGATGGCGCTCACCAGCGCCGCACTTCGCGGCGTCGATGTGCGTCTGCTGGTGCCGCGCCGCAGCGACAGCCTGATCGTGAGCGCCGCCGCACGTTCGTACTACGACGAGCTGATCGCCGCGGGCGTGAAGGTATGGGAGTTCAAGGCGCGCATGCTGCATTCGAAGACGCTGGTGGTCGACGACAACTGCGCGATGATCGGCACCGCCAACTTCGACAACCGCAGTTTCCGCCTCAATTTCGAGGTGATGGCGGTGGTTTACGGCCCCGAGCTCGCCAAGCCGCTGGCGGCCCAGTTCGAGACCGATCTGCACAGCGCCGCCGCGGTGCGCCGCCATCGACCCCAACCTTTCTGGCGCCGACTGTTCGACGCGATCGCGCGACTCTTTTCCCCCTTGCTCTGA
- the sbcB gene encoding exodeoxyribonuclease I, with the protein MSHTFLWHDYETFGVVPRRDRPSQFAAIRTDAALNEVGEPLMLYCKPAPDYLPSPAACLITGITPQLCLERGVAEHEFAAVIEGAFSQPGTIGVGYNTIRFDDEVTRFLFWRNLIDPYAREWQNDCGRWDLLDVVRLTYALRPEGIEWPKKADGSQSFRLEDLARANGLLHEAAHDALSDVRATIALARLIRDKQPKLFEFAFGLHKKDRVARELGLPSTRETAKPFLHVSGMFPAERGCLGVMWPLASHPTNKNELIAWDLAHDPSELRDLDVDTLRLRLFTRSADLPEGITRLPVKGIHLNKSPMVVGNLRTLSDTLATRWNVDLETAMRHAAIARDLPDMSAIWPQVYARPKDATPDVDEDLYGGFVGNADRRRLEQLRGLGATELARDRTGFDDARLGELLFRYRARNWPESLNPEEAERWEAHRAGRLLEGEGGARNVDVLFSEIDALSETADERGEELLGALYEYAEAITPER; encoded by the coding sequence ATGTCTCACACCTTTCTCTGGCACGACTACGAAACCTTCGGCGTGGTGCCGCGACGCGACCGGCCCTCGCAGTTCGCTGCGATCCGCACCGACGCAGCGCTCAACGAAGTGGGCGAGCCGCTCATGCTCTATTGCAAGCCGGCACCGGATTACCTGCCCAGCCCGGCGGCTTGCCTCATCACCGGCATCACGCCGCAGCTGTGCCTGGAGCGCGGCGTCGCCGAGCACGAATTCGCCGCGGTGATCGAAGGTGCTTTCTCGCAGCCCGGCACCATCGGCGTGGGCTACAACACGATCCGCTTCGACGACGAAGTCACGCGCTTCCTGTTCTGGCGCAACCTGATCGATCCGTATGCGCGCGAGTGGCAAAACGACTGCGGCCGGTGGGATTTGCTCGATGTCGTGCGCCTCACCTACGCGCTGCGGCCCGAAGGCATCGAGTGGCCGAAGAAGGCAGACGGCAGCCAGAGCTTCAGGCTCGAAGACCTGGCGCGCGCCAACGGCCTGCTGCACGAGGCGGCGCACGACGCGTTGTCGGACGTGCGCGCCACCATCGCGCTGGCGCGCCTCATCCGCGACAAGCAGCCCAAGCTCTTCGAGTTCGCGTTCGGCCTGCACAAGAAAGACCGGGTCGCGCGCGAGCTCGGATTGCCGTCGACGCGCGAAACGGCCAAGCCGTTCCTGCACGTGTCCGGCATGTTCCCGGCCGAGCGCGGCTGCCTCGGCGTCATGTGGCCCCTTGCGAGTCATCCCACCAACAAGAACGAACTGATCGCCTGGGACCTCGCGCACGACCCGAGCGAACTGCGCGACCTGGATGTCGACACCCTGCGCCTGCGCCTCTTCACGCGCAGTGCTGACCTGCCCGAAGGCATCACGCGCCTGCCGGTCAAGGGCATCCACCTGAACAAGTCGCCGATGGTCGTGGGCAACCTGCGCACGCTGAGCGACACCCTGGCCACGCGCTGGAACGTCGACCTGGAAACCGCCATGCGCCACGCCGCGATCGCGCGCGACCTGCCCGACATGAGCGCGATCTGGCCGCAGGTGTATGCGCGACCGAAGGACGCCACGCCCGATGTCGACGAAGACCTCTACGGTGGCTTCGTCGGCAATGCCGACCGGCGGCGCCTCGAGCAGCTGCGTGGTCTCGGTGCGACCGAACTCGCGCGCGACCGCACCGGCTTCGATGATGCGCGGCTCGGCGAGCTGCTGTTCCGCTACCGCGCCCGCAACTGGCCCGAGTCGCTGAACCCCGAAGAAGCCGAGCGCTGGGAAGCGCATCGCGCAGGGCGGCTGCTCGAAGGCGAGGGCGGCGCGCGCAATGTCGACGTGCTGTTCAGCGAGATCGACGCCTTGTCCGAGACCGCGGACGAGCGCGGCGAGGAACTGCTCGGCGCGCTCTACGAATACGCCGAGGCGATCACGCCGGAGCGCTGA
- the icd gene encoding NADP-dependent isocitrate dehydrogenase: MSSYQHIKVPTDGQKITVHPDNALNVPDQPIIPFIEGDGTGRDITPVMLKVVDAAVLKAYGGQKKIHWMEVFAGEKATRVYGPDVWLPDETLRAVRDCVISIKGPLTTPVGGGMRSLNVALRQALDLYVCLRPIRYFQGVPSPVKAPEKTNMVIFRENSEDIYAGIEFEAEGDQAKKLIKFLQEEMGVKNIRFPDTSGIGIKPVSREGTERLVRKAIQYAIDHDKPSVTIVHKGNIMKFTEGSFRDWAYGLAAKEFGGQLIDGGPWMSVRNPRTGKDITVKDSIADAFLQQILLRPVEYSVIATLNLNGDYVSDALAAQVGGIGIAPGGNLSDTVAMFEATHGTAPKYADKDYVNPGSEILSAEMMLRHIGWTDAADLIISAMEQAIASKKVTYDFARLMEGATQVSCSGFGAVLIEHM; this comes from the coding sequence ATGTCCAGCTACCAGCACATCAAAGTCCCGACCGATGGCCAGAAGATCACGGTCCATCCCGACAACGCGTTGAATGTGCCCGACCAGCCGATCATTCCATTCATCGAAGGCGACGGTACCGGGCGCGACATCACCCCGGTGATGCTCAAAGTCGTGGATGCCGCGGTCCTCAAGGCCTACGGCGGCCAGAAGAAAATTCACTGGATGGAAGTCTTTGCCGGCGAAAAAGCGACCAGGGTGTATGGCCCGGACGTCTGGCTCCCCGACGAAACGCTGCGCGCCGTTCGCGATTGCGTCATCTCGATCAAGGGGCCGCTGACCACGCCGGTCGGCGGCGGCATGCGTTCGCTCAACGTGGCGTTGCGGCAGGCGCTCGATCTGTATGTGTGCTTGCGGCCGATTCGCTACTTTCAGGGTGTCCCGAGTCCGGTGAAGGCGCCGGAAAAGACCAACATGGTGATCTTCCGCGAGAACTCCGAAGACATTTACGCCGGGATCGAGTTCGAAGCCGAAGGCGACCAGGCCAAAAAGCTCATCAAATTCCTGCAGGAAGAAATGGGCGTGAAAAACATCCGTTTTCCGGACACTTCGGGCATCGGCATCAAACCGGTGTCGCGCGAAGGCACCGAGCGGCTGGTGCGCAAGGCGATCCAGTACGCCATCGACCACGACAAGCCGAGCGTCACGATCGTCCACAAGGGCAACATCATGAAGTTCACCGAAGGCAGTTTCAGGGACTGGGCCTACGGCTTGGCGGCAAAGGAATTTGGTGGCCAGCTGATCGATGGCGGTCCGTGGATGAGCGTCAGGAACCCGCGGACGGGGAAAGACATCACTGTGAAAGACAGCATCGCCGATGCCTTCCTCCAGCAGATCCTGCTGCGTCCGGTGGAATACAGCGTCATCGCCACACTCAACCTGAACGGCGACTACGTGTCCGACGCGCTGGCCGCGCAGGTCGGCGGCATCGGCATCGCGCCGGGCGGCAACCTGAGCGACACCGTCGCGATGTTCGAAGCCACTCACGGCACGGCGCCCAAGTACGCGGACAAGGACTACGTCAATCCGGGTTCGGAAATCCTGTCGGCCGAGATGATGCTGCGACACATCGGCTGGACGGACGCCGCCGACCTCATCATCAGCGCCATGGAACAGGCGATCGCCAGCAAGAAAGTCACTTATGACTTCGCCCGGCTGATGGAAGGTGCGACGCAGGTGAGCTGCTCCGGCTTCGGCGCGGTCCTGATCGAACACATGTGA
- the clpA gene encoding ATP-dependent Clp protease ATP-binding subunit ClpA: MIAQELEVSLHMAFVEARQQRHEFITVEHLLLALLDNPSAAEVLRACSANVDDLRASLTNFIKDNTPQVAGSDDVDTQPTLGFQRVIQRAIMHVQSTGNGKKEVTGANVLVAIFGEKDSHAVYYLHQQGVTRLDVVNFIAHGIKKSDPPEAAKGGNDASSNEGEEGGGEKNEKASPLEQFTQNLNQMAKDGKIDPLIGREYEVERVIQILCRRRKNNPLLVGEAGVGKTAIAEGLAWRITQGDVPEILAEAQVYSLDMGALLAGTKYRGDFEQRLKGVLKSLKDKPNAVLFIDEIHTLIGAGAASGGTLDASNLLKPALSSGQLKCIGATTFTEYRGIFEKDAALSRRFQKVDVVEPTVQETVDILKGLKSRFEEHHGVKYAVAALQAAAELSAKYINDRHLPDKAIDVIDEAGAAQRILPPSKRKKTITKTEVEDIVAKIARIPPANVSNDDRGKLQTIERDLKSVVFGQDKALEVLASAVKMARSGLGRADKPIGSFLFSGPTGVGKTEAAKQLAYIMGIELIRFDMSEYMERHAVSRLIGAPPGYVGFDQGGLLTEAVTKKPHAVLLLDEIEKAHPDIFNVLLQVMDHGTLTDNNGRKADFRNVILVMTTNAGAETMNKATIGFTNPRQAGDEMADIKRLFTPEFRNRLDATVSFKALDEVVILRVVDKFLLQLEQQLTEKKVDVTFSDALRKHLAKTGFDPLMGARPMQRLIQDTIRRALADELLFGRLIDGGRLSVDVDDKGEVQLDIQPLPKKEGRSKPEAEEAAAG, from the coding sequence ATGATTGCCCAGGAACTGGAAGTCAGCTTGCACATGGCCTTCGTCGAGGCCAGGCAGCAGCGCCACGAGTTCATCACGGTGGAGCACCTGTTGCTCGCTCTGCTGGACAACCCGAGCGCCGCAGAGGTTCTGCGCGCCTGCTCGGCGAATGTCGACGACCTTCGGGCGTCGCTCACCAACTTCATCAAGGACAACACGCCGCAGGTAGCGGGGTCCGACGATGTGGACACCCAGCCCACGCTGGGTTTCCAGCGCGTGATTCAGCGCGCCATCATGCATGTGCAGTCCACCGGCAATGGCAAGAAGGAAGTAACCGGCGCCAACGTGCTTGTCGCCATCTTCGGTGAGAAGGATTCGCATGCTGTCTACTATTTGCACCAGCAGGGTGTGACCCGCCTCGACGTGGTGAATTTCATCGCGCACGGCATCAAGAAGAGCGATCCGCCCGAAGCGGCCAAGGGGGGCAACGACGCCTCGTCCAACGAGGGCGAGGAAGGCGGCGGCGAAAAGAACGAGAAGGCCTCTCCGCTCGAGCAGTTCACGCAAAACCTCAATCAGATGGCCAAGGACGGCAAGATCGATCCGCTGATCGGGCGCGAGTACGAGGTTGAGCGCGTGATCCAGATCCTGTGCCGCCGGCGCAAAAACAATCCGCTGCTGGTGGGCGAAGCCGGCGTCGGCAAGACCGCCATCGCCGAGGGCCTGGCCTGGCGCATCACGCAGGGCGACGTGCCGGAGATCCTCGCCGAAGCGCAGGTCTACTCGCTCGACATGGGCGCGTTGCTCGCGGGCACCAAGTACCGTGGGGATTTCGAGCAGCGCCTCAAGGGCGTGCTCAAGTCGCTCAAGGACAAGCCGAACGCGGTGCTCTTCATCGACGAGATCCACACCCTCATCGGTGCGGGTGCGGCGTCGGGCGGCACGCTGGACGCATCGAACCTGCTGAAGCCGGCGCTCTCCAGCGGCCAGCTCAAGTGCATCGGTGCCACCACGTTCACCGAATACCGGGGCATCTTCGAGAAGGATGCGGCGCTGTCACGTCGCTTCCAGAAGGTCGATGTGGTCGAGCCGACCGTGCAGGAAACGGTCGACATCCTCAAGGGGCTGAAGTCGCGCTTCGAAGAGCACCATGGCGTGAAGTACGCGGTGGCCGCATTGCAGGCTGCCGCCGAGCTGAGCGCCAAGTACATCAACGACCGTCACTTGCCCGACAAGGCGATCGACGTGATCGACGAAGCCGGCGCTGCCCAGCGCATCCTGCCGCCGAGCAAGCGCAAGAAGACGATCACCAAGACCGAAGTCGAGGACATCGTCGCGAAGATCGCGCGCATTCCCCCGGCCAACGTCAGCAACGACGACCGCGGCAAGCTGCAGACCATCGAGCGCGACCTGAAGAGCGTCGTGTTCGGCCAGGACAAGGCCCTCGAAGTGCTGGCCTCCGCGGTCAAGATGGCGCGCTCGGGCCTGGGTCGTGCCGACAAGCCGATCGGCTCGTTCCTGTTCAGCGGCCCGACCGGCGTCGGCAAGACCGAAGCGGCGAAGCAACTGGCCTACATCATGGGCATCGAGCTGATCCGCTTCGACATGTCGGAGTACATGGAGCGTCATGCGGTGAGCCGCCTGATCGGCGCGCCTCCGGGCTACGTCGGTTTCGACCAGGGTGGCCTGCTGACCGAAGCCGTCACGAAGAAGCCTCATGCGGTGTTGCTGCTCGACGAAATCGAGAAGGCGCATCCGGACATCTTCAACGTGCTGCTGCAGGTGATGGACCACGGCACCCTGACCGACAACAACGGACGCAAGGCCGACTTCCGCAACGTCATCCTCGTGATGACGACCAATGCGGGCGCCGAGACCATGAACAAGGCGACCATCGGTTTCACCAACCCGCGCCAGGCGGGCGACGAGATGGCCGACATCAAGCGCCTGTTCACGCCGGAATTCCGTAACCGCCTGGACGCGACGGTGAGCTTCAAGGCGCTCGACGAAGTGGTCATCCTGCGCGTGGTCGACAAGTTCCTGCTGCAGCTCGAACAGCAATTGACCGAGAAGAAGGTCGACGTCACGTTCAGCGACGCGCTGCGCAAGCACCTGGCCAAGACGGGCTTCGATCCGTTGATGGGCGCGCGGCCGATGCAGCGCCTGATCCAGGACACGATCCGTCGTGCACTGGCCGACGAGTTGCTCTTCGGACGCCTGATCGACGGGGGCCGCCTGTCGGTCGACGTCGACGACAAGGGCGAGGTGCAGCTGGACATCCAGCCACTGCCCAAGAAAGAAGGGCGCTCCAAGCCCGAAGCCGAGGAAGCGGCGGCAGGTTGA
- a CDS encoding branched-chain amino acid ABC transporter substrate-binding protein, translated as MKKTVTAFALGALFAIPAFAQKGETVRIAFIDPLSGAFANVGANQLKSWQYVAEQMSGAKNAAGVKFEVTGFDNKGSPQESLSALRAAIDQGFRYVTQGNGSGAALAISEAVAKHNERNPGKEVVYLSYSAKDPSLTNEKCNYWHFRLDADTTVRMEAVTAFMKDQPKIKKVFLINQNYSHGQQTVRFFKEGIARQRPDVQIVGEELIPIGTVKDFSPYVAKIKATGADTIVSSNWGSDLTLLVKAMNDAGLKVGMYTNDANVSGTPTALAAGGDSEVYIISPNHNNHTGELGALSAGFKQKFNDDYYMYTSYNGIVLLGDAMAKSKSIDPAKVAAAMEGMSIKSFAGEATMRKSDHQMQQAMFISKWQKVDKTNPYSVENTGYTFAPVKRLEPYVASTPTSCVMKRPS; from the coding sequence ATGAAGAAAACAGTGACGGCTTTCGCGCTCGGCGCGCTGTTCGCCATCCCCGCTTTTGCCCAGAAGGGCGAGACCGTTCGCATCGCGTTCATCGATCCGCTGTCGGGCGCGTTCGCGAACGTCGGCGCCAATCAACTCAAGAGCTGGCAGTACGTCGCCGAGCAGATGAGCGGCGCGAAGAACGCGGCCGGCGTGAAGTTCGAGGTCACCGGCTTCGACAACAAGGGTTCGCCGCAAGAAAGCCTGAGCGCCTTGCGCGCCGCGATCGACCAGGGCTTTCGCTACGTGACGCAAGGCAACGGCTCGGGCGCCGCGCTCGCCATCAGCGAAGCCGTGGCCAAGCACAACGAGCGCAACCCGGGCAAGGAAGTCGTCTACCTGAGCTACTCGGCGAAAGACCCGTCGCTCACCAACGAGAAGTGCAACTACTGGCACTTCCGCCTCGACGCCGACACCACGGTGCGCATGGAAGCGGTCACCGCCTTCATGAAGGACCAGCCGAAGATCAAGAAAGTCTTTCTGATCAACCAGAACTACTCCCATGGCCAGCAGACCGTGCGCTTCTTCAAGGAAGGCATCGCGCGTCAGCGGCCCGACGTGCAGATCGTCGGCGAAGAGCTGATTCCGATCGGCACGGTGAAGGACTTCTCGCCGTACGTCGCGAAGATCAAGGCGACCGGCGCCGACACCATCGTCAGCAGCAACTGGGGCAGCGACCTCACGCTGCTGGTCAAGGCCATGAACGATGCGGGTCTCAAGGTCGGCATGTACACCAACGACGCCAACGTGTCGGGCACGCCCACCGCGCTGGCGGCCGGCGGCGACAGCGAGGTCTACATCATCTCGCCGAACCACAACAACCACACCGGCGAGCTCGGTGCGCTCTCGGCCGGCTTCAAGCAGAAGTTCAACGACGACTACTACATGTACACGTCGTACAACGGCATCGTGCTGCTCGGCGACGCCATGGCCAAGTCGAAGTCGATCGACCCCGCCAAGGTGGCCGCGGCAATGGAAGGCATGAGCATCAAGAGCTTCGCGGGCGAGGCGACGATGCGCAAGTCCGACCACCAGATGCAGCAGGCGATGTTCATCTCCAAGTGGCAGAAGGTCGACAAGACCAACCCCTACAGCGTGGAGAACACCGGCTACACCTTCGCGCCGGTCAAGCGCCTGGAGCCGTACGTGGCGAGCACGCCGACCAGCTGCGTGATGAAGCGGCCTTCCTAA
- a CDS encoding PAS domain-containing sensor histidine kinase, producing the protein MSNNTLTPEHALGLLWQQAPDFAFVLLDAGGTIIGWRGASEAMFGYTEAEVLGQPLELIFTEQDRALGLHILEKQVAVATDRSEDDRWHLRKDGMKIWVAGSLVALREDGVHVGFAKVMCDRTNLRAQLDTTENRLAHAHDALRGRDIFFGRLTHEVRNALGPIRSVTQLIERKGLATGDLQMPISIVKRQVGQMARMMDDLAEVVRFGAGKLRLEKQSFELGADLKEIAETVRAECDQKLQRLEVLVPQAPVILHADRERVHQIVFNLLHNASKYTPQGGRIWLQCTVEIDQAVIKVEDTGIGVPASLLPVIFELFTQENPHQAGGGFGVGLSLVKDLVGAHGGFVEVRSPGKGQGSEFSVRLPLHADGRLIPPDPVDFAV; encoded by the coding sequence ATGTCGAACAACACCCTCACGCCTGAACATGCGCTTGGCCTGCTGTGGCAGCAGGCCCCGGATTTCGCCTTCGTGCTGCTCGACGCGGGCGGCACCATCATCGGTTGGCGCGGTGCATCCGAAGCGATGTTCGGCTATACCGAGGCCGAGGTGCTCGGTCAGCCGCTGGAACTCATCTTCACCGAGCAGGACCGCGCGCTCGGGCTGCACATCCTCGAAAAGCAGGTGGCGGTGGCGACCGACCGGTCGGAGGACGATCGCTGGCACCTGCGCAAGGACGGCATGAAGATCTGGGTGGCCGGCAGCCTGGTGGCCCTGCGCGAAGACGGCGTGCACGTCGGCTTCGCCAAGGTCATGTGCGACCGCACCAACCTGCGCGCGCAACTCGACACCACCGAGAACCGGCTGGCCCATGCGCACGATGCGCTGCGTGGCCGCGACATCTTCTTCGGGCGCCTGACGCACGAAGTGCGCAACGCGCTCGGACCGATTCGCAGCGTCACGCAACTGATCGAGCGCAAGGGCCTGGCCACTGGCGACCTGCAGATGCCGATCAGCATCGTGAAACGACAGGTCGGCCAGATGGCGCGGATGATGGACGACCTGGCGGAAGTCGTGCGTTTCGGCGCCGGCAAGCTGCGCCTGGAGAAGCAGTCCTTCGAGCTCGGGGCCGACTTGAAAGAGATCGCCGAAACCGTGCGCGCCGAATGCGACCAGAAGCTGCAGCGGCTCGAAGTGCTGGTGCCGCAGGCGCCGGTGATACTCCACGCCGATCGTGAGCGGGTGCACCAGATCGTCTTCAACCTCTTGCACAACGCGAGCAAGTACACGCCGCAGGGTGGCCGGATCTGGCTGCAGTGCACAGTCGAGATCGACCAGGCCGTCATCAAGGTGGAAGACACGGGCATCGGCGTGCCCGCGTCATTGCTGCCGGTGATCTTCGAGCTCTTCACGCAGGAGAATCCGCACCAGGCCGGCGGCGGATTCGGCGTCGGGCTCTCGTTGGTGAAAGACCTCGTCGGTGCGCACGGCGGCTTCGTCGAGGTGCGATCGCCGGGCAAGGGGCAGGGCAGCGAGTTTTCGGTTCGCTTGCCACTGCACGCCGATGGCCGGCTGATCCCGCCCGACCCGGTCGACTTCGCGGTTTAG